The Blautia hydrogenotrophica DSM 10507 genome window below encodes:
- the rseP gene encoding RIP metalloprotease RseP, whose protein sequence is MKIVIAVIIFSAIILFHELGHFLLAKKNHVVVKEFSLGMGPRLLSTVRGETRYSLKLLPIGGSCMMLGEDEDGDGPGSFNAASPWARIAIIAAGPVFNFIMAFLLAVIIVGCVGYVPAEVMEVEENSPAQEAGLREGDIIKEFDGYHVDIGNDIYAYTIFNELKQKPTTIVFERDGQEHTVTYTPDVLTRYLLGFNRVNADSMEVGSMIEGMPLESSGIQVGDVITKINGTSVTESGAYDDYIEKNPLGDEPVTLTYERNGKSYETTVTPKQYDTVKMGFNYNLGCVKTSGLNVLKYSALEVKYWIRTTVHSIGMLIQGQFGIKDLTGPVGVVDVIGDTYEQTQSEGTLMVWMNMLNLAILLSANLGVMNLLPFPALDGGRLVFLLFEVIFRRPVNRQVEGMIHFAGLMLLMLLMVVVMYNDVMRIF, encoded by the coding sequence TTGAAAATCGTAATTGCGGTCATCATTTTCAGTGCGATTATACTTTTTCATGAGTTGGGACATTTTTTGCTGGCGAAGAAAAACCATGTTGTGGTCAAAGAATTTTCGCTGGGAATGGGGCCGAGATTATTGAGTACAGTCAGAGGAGAGACCAGGTATTCACTGAAGCTGCTGCCGATCGGCGGTTCGTGTATGATGCTGGGAGAAGATGAAGACGGGGATGGGCCGGGCAGTTTCAACGCGGCGTCTCCCTGGGCACGGATTGCCATTATCGCGGCAGGACCGGTGTTTAACTTTATCATGGCTTTTTTGCTGGCGGTGATTATTGTGGGCTGCGTTGGTTATGTACCGGCAGAGGTTATGGAAGTGGAAGAAAACTCTCCGGCGCAGGAGGCAGGGCTGAGAGAAGGAGACATTATCAAGGAATTTGACGGGTACCATGTGGACATAGGAAATGATATCTATGCCTACACGATTTTCAATGAGCTGAAACAGAAACCTACCACGATCGTATTTGAGCGGGATGGGCAGGAACATACCGTCACTTATACGCCGGATGTTCTCACGCGATATTTGCTGGGCTTTAATCGTGTGAATGCCGACTCCATGGAAGTAGGGTCTATGATCGAGGGTATGCCGCTGGAGAGCTCAGGAATCCAGGTAGGGGACGTGATCACGAAGATCAATGGCACATCAGTAACGGAAAGTGGTGCCTATGACGATTATATTGAGAAAAATCCCTTGGGAGATGAACCGGTGACTCTCACTTATGAGAGGAATGGAAAATCTTATGAGACCACAGTGACTCCAAAACAGTATGATACGGTGAAAATGGGATTTAACTATAATCTAGGTTGTGTCAAGACGAGCGGATTAAATGTGCTCAAATACAGTGCGCTGGAAGTGAAGTACTGGATACGTACAACTGTACACAGTATAGGAATGCTGATACAGGGACAGTTTGGAATCAAAGACCTTACAGGGCCGGTGGGAGTTGTGGACGTGATCGGGGACACTTATGAGCAGACTCAGAGTGAGGGTACCCTGATGGTGTGGATGAATATGCTGAATCTGGCTATTTTGTTGTCAGCCAATCTAGGAGTGATGAATCTTCTTCCATTTCCGGCACTGGATGGAGGCAGGCTTGTGTTCTTATTGTTTGAGGTGATTTTCCGAAGGCCTGTGAACCGACAGGTGGAGGGTATGATACATTTCGCAGGATTGATGCTCTTAATGCTTTTGATGGTCGTGGTCATGTACAATGATGTGATGAGAATTTTTTAG
- a CDS encoding AAA family ATPase — MKTITIGRQYGSGGREVGAMLAKSLNIPFYDSNLLLIAAEKYGINPGVMAEHDEKKQSSFLYGISMIADGYLNQEKIMLPYKLYQAQSDTILRLVEEGPCVFVGRCAEHILKKHDYKNLLSVFIYASSMEERAERAMTVDHISQKEVYSYIAQKDRERKDYYYFHTGNDWGKMENYDLCLNTSALGYAGCAEIIKKVAQVS, encoded by the coding sequence ATGAAGACGATTACAATTGGAAGACAGTATGGAAGCGGCGGACGTGAAGTAGGCGCTATGCTTGCGAAATCCTTGAATATCCCGTTTTATGACAGCAATCTGCTACTGATCGCGGCGGAGAAGTATGGAATTAATCCAGGTGTCATGGCGGAACATGACGAGAAGAAACAGTCCAGCTTTTTGTACGGTATTTCCATGATTGCGGATGGCTATCTCAATCAGGAAAAAATCATGCTTCCGTATAAGCTGTATCAGGCGCAGTCAGATACCATTTTAAGACTGGTGGAGGAGGGCCCCTGTGTGTTTGTGGGACGGTGTGCGGAGCATATTCTGAAGAAACACGATTATAAGAATCTTCTGAGTGTCTTTATCTATGCCTCTTCGATGGAAGAGAGGGCCGAACGTGCGATGACAGTAGACCATATTTCCCAGAAAGAGGTGTATTCTTATATCGCACAGAAAGACCGGGAGAGAAAAGACTACTACTATTTTCACACGGGAAATGACTGGGGAAAGATGGAAAATTATGATCTCTGTTTGAATACATCGGCCTTGGGCTATGCAGGCTGTGCAGAGATTATAAAAAAAGTTGCGCAGGTTTCCTAA
- a CDS encoding peptidoglycan-binding protein gives MRIMQENQVDKGRLQVVVQSSIGSRPIDRAEISVSYTGEPGNILEKVQTDNSGNSPTLELSAPPLEYSMSPGEYQPYSEYTIRVDAEGFEPVDIAGTEILPGETAVQPVSLRPIDGQEAFERIVIPAHTLFGDYPSKIPEEEIKPVNESGEIVLSRVVIPEYVVVHDGPIQDTSVEDYYVRYKDYIKNVASSEIYATWPDDTIRANVLAIMSFTLNRVYTEWYRNKGYDFTITSSTAYDHKWIPGRNIFDSISRIVDELFSNYLSRPNVRQPILTQYCDGQKVTCPNWMTQWGSKYLGDQGYSAIEILRYYYGDSMYINTAEEISGIPASWPRYDLDIGANGAKVRQIQEQLNAIAKSYPALPTVTVNGDYDEQTKNAVRQFQGVFGLPETGIVDYSTWYKIQEIYVAVTRIAELN, from the coding sequence ATGCGTATCATGCAAGAGAATCAAGTGGACAAAGGGCGGCTGCAGGTGGTGGTTCAGTCATCCATCGGGAGTCGTCCCATTGACCGGGCCGAGATCTCGGTTTCGTATACAGGAGAGCCGGGAAACATACTGGAAAAGGTTCAGACAGACAATTCCGGCAACAGTCCCACGCTGGAACTGTCAGCGCCACCGTTGGAGTATAGCATGTCGCCAGGAGAATACCAGCCGTATTCAGAGTATACGATTCGTGTGGACGCTGAAGGATTCGAGCCGGTAGATATCGCCGGTACTGAGATTCTACCGGGAGAAACTGCCGTTCAGCCGGTGAGTCTAAGGCCCATAGATGGTCAGGAGGCATTCGAGAGAATCGTGATTCCGGCGCACACTCTGTTTGGAGACTATCCGTCTAAGATACCGGAGGAAGAGATCAAACCAGTTAACGAGTCTGGAGAGATCGTGCTCAGCAGAGTCGTGATTCCTGAGTATGTGGTGGTCCATGACGGACCAATTCAGGATACCAGTGTAGAAGATTATTATGTGCGCTACAAAGATTATATAAAAAATGTGGCCAGCAGCGAGATTTATGCCACCTGGCCGGATGACACGATTCGGGCGAATGTGCTGGCTATCATGTCTTTTACATTGAACCGGGTATATACCGAGTGGTACCGAAACAAGGGATATGATTTTACGATTACGTCTTCCACGGCCTACGATCACAAGTGGATTCCAGGAAGGAATATTTTTGACAGCATTTCTAGAATTGTGGATGAGTTGTTTTCAAATTACCTCTCACGTCCCAATGTGCGCCAGCCGATTCTGACACAGTACTGTGACGGGCAGAAAGTCACCTGCCCGAACTGGATGACTCAATGGGGGTCTAAATATCTAGGGGACCAGGGATATTCTGCCATTGAGATTCTGCGGTACTATTACGGAGACAGCATGTACATCAACACTGCGGAGGAGATCTCTGGTATTCCGGCCTCCTGGCCGAGATACGATTTAGATATCGGGGCGAATGGGGCAAAAGTGCGACAGATTCAGGAGCAGCTAAATGCCATCGCCAAGTCCTACCCGGCTTTGCCTACTGTGACGGTGAACGGAGACTACGATGAACAGACGAAAAATGCGGTCCGACAGTTCCAGGGAGTCTTCGGCCTGCCTGAAACGGGAATTGTGGACTATTCTACCTGGTATAAGATACAAGAGATCTATGTAGCGGTCACTAGAATTGCAGAGCTGAACTAA
- the frr gene encoding ribosome recycling factor, which translates to MDERLQKYDDKMSKTKKSLEADLATIRAGRANPHILDKIQVDYYGTPSPLQQVANITVPEPRVIQIQPWEAKMVKEISKAILSSDLGINPNTDGKMIRLILPELTEERRKELVKDVKKRGEAAKVAIRNIRRDANDAFKKLAKADVSEDEVKELEDKIQKMTDKAVKEIDSTVEQKSKEILTV; encoded by the coding sequence ATGGATGAAAGACTGCAAAAATATGATGACAAAATGAGTAAGACTAAGAAGAGCTTGGAGGCAGATTTAGCGACAATACGTGCCGGACGGGCAAATCCGCATATTTTGGACAAAATACAGGTAGACTATTATGGAACGCCGAGTCCACTACAGCAGGTGGCCAACATCACAGTACCGGAGCCACGGGTGATTCAGATTCAGCCCTGGGAGGCGAAGATGGTGAAGGAAATCTCCAAGGCGATTCTCTCTTCAGATTTAGGAATTAATCCGAATACAGACGGAAAGATGATTCGTCTGATTCTGCCGGAGTTGACAGAAGAGCGCAGAAAAGAGCTGGTTAAGGATGTAAAGAAACGCGGGGAGGCTGCCAAGGTGGCGATTCGGAATATCCGCCGCGACGCCAATGACGCGTTTAAGAAACTGGCAAAAGCTGATGTCTCAGAGGATGAGGTCAAGGAGCTGGAGGACAAAATTCAAAAGATGACAGACAAAGCGGTTAAGGAGATTGACAGTACCGTGGAGCAGAAGTCAAAGGAAATTTTAACTGTATAG
- a CDS encoding isoprenyl transferase: MNVPNHVAIILDGNGRWAKAKGMPRSYGHVKGCANLETICDDMKALGVKYLTVYAFSTENWKRSKEEVDGLMKLFRNYLKKCIKISEKNKMCVRVIGDIHAFDSDIQESIQRLEEYSKDFTELHFQIALNYGGRDEITRGIRRLAQDVKDGKIAPEAISEELVEGYWDTAGLPDPDLLIRTSGEQRLSNFLPWQLAYTEFYFTPVAWPDFNREELVKAIEKYNERDRRYGGVKEE; this comes from the coding sequence ATGAACGTTCCGAATCATGTGGCAATTATTCTGGATGGAAATGGACGCTGGGCGAAGGCCAAGGGGATGCCCAGAAGCTATGGTCATGTCAAAGGCTGTGCGAATTTGGAGACGATCTGTGATGATATGAAAGCTCTAGGAGTAAAATATTTGACTGTCTATGCTTTCTCCACAGAAAATTGGAAGAGGTCTAAGGAAGAGGTGGACGGTTTGATGAAACTGTTCCGCAATTATCTAAAAAAGTGTATCAAGATTTCAGAGAAAAATAAGATGTGTGTGCGGGTGATCGGGGATATCCACGCATTTGATTCCGATATTCAGGAGAGCATTCAAAGATTGGAGGAATACTCCAAAGATTTTACCGAGCTTCATTTTCAGATTGCGCTGAATTATGGAGGAAGAGATGAGATTACTAGAGGAATCCGTAGGCTTGCCCAGGACGTGAAGGATGGAAAGATAGCGCCGGAGGCTATTTCAGAAGAACTGGTGGAAGGGTATTGGGATACGGCGGGACTGCCGGACCCAGATTTGTTGATACGGACCAGCGGAGAACAGAGACTTTCTAATTTTTTGCCGTGGCAGCTCGCTTATACGGAGTTTTATTTTACTCCGGTGGCCTGGCCAGATTTTAATCGGGAGGAATTGGTCAAAGCTATCGAGAAATATAATGAAAGAGACCGAAGATACGGGGGAGTAAAGGAGGAGTAG
- a CDS encoding metal-dependent transcriptional regulator — protein MKIQESAENYLETILIISLRQEHVRSIDIVNELDFSKPSVSVAMKNLRLNGYIKMDSNGFITLTDAGRQIAETIYERHTLLSKWLTKLGVEPQIAAADACRIEHVISKESFEAIKKHTQNSISEQ, from the coding sequence TTGAAAATTCAAGAATCTGCTGAAAATTATCTGGAAACGATTCTTATTATCAGTCTTCGCCAGGAACACGTTCGTTCCATCGATATTGTCAATGAACTGGATTTTTCCAAACCCAGTGTGAGCGTGGCAATGAAAAATTTGCGCTTGAACGGATATATTAAAATGGACAGTAATGGTTTCATCACTCTCACTGATGCCGGTCGCCAAATCGCGGAGACCATATATGAGCGGCATACGCTGCTATCCAAATGGTTAACCAAGTTGGGCGTTGAACCCCAGATTGCAGCCGCAGATGCCTGCCGCATCGAACATGTCATCAGCAAAGAAAGTTTTGAAGCAATCAAAAAGCACACTCAGAATTCAATCTCTGAGCAATAA
- a CDS encoding HAD family hydrolase, which translates to MKNLKRAGALFLVLLLLLLYGATFFFAVSDHPSSGTWFRVSLGCTIFVPVLFYGYTILLRVFQKQSPSLQRSSKIETIIFDVGNVLVNYDWKSYLDSFPYTSQVKEQIGKAVFESETWNEQDRGLLDPGEYIQQFVRNAPQLEEEILQVLSNNEKTISVFDYAKTWTHYLKNQGYRLYILSNYPQRLLEKTQGDMDFLEYMDGVIFSCQVQQVKPEPQIYQTLLETFSIEPSKAVFLDDRKENLDAAAKFGIHTIQFHNLKQATADLKKLGVE; encoded by the coding sequence ATGAAAAATTTAAAACGTGCAGGAGCGCTCTTTTTAGTGCTTCTGCTACTTTTATTGTACGGGGCGACATTTTTCTTTGCCGTCTCAGACCATCCTAGCAGCGGTACCTGGTTCCGGGTTTCCTTGGGGTGTACCATTTTTGTCCCCGTACTGTTCTATGGTTACACAATTCTCCTGCGTGTATTTCAAAAACAGTCTCCCTCACTTCAGAGATCTTCCAAAATTGAGACCATCATCTTTGACGTGGGTAATGTCCTAGTGAATTATGACTGGAAAAGTTATCTAGACTCCTTTCCCTATACCTCTCAGGTAAAGGAACAAATCGGCAAAGCAGTCTTTGAGAGTGAGACCTGGAACGAACAAGACCGTGGACTCTTAGACCCAGGAGAATATATACAGCAATTTGTCAGAAACGCTCCCCAACTGGAGGAAGAAATTCTCCAGGTCCTCTCCAACAACGAAAAGACGATCTCTGTCTTTGACTATGCTAAGACCTGGACCCACTATCTGAAAAACCAAGGATATCGCCTCTATATTCTCTCCAACTATCCCCAGAGGCTTTTAGAGAAAACTCAAGGTGACATGGATTTCTTAGAGTATATGGACGGCGTGATCTTCTCCTGTCAGGTACAGCAGGTAAAACCAGAGCCTCAGATCTATCAAACCTTACTCGAAACTTTTTCCATTGAACCGTCTAAGGCGGTTTTTCTGGACGATCGAAAGGAAAATTTAGATGCTGCCGCAAAGTTCGGTATTCATACGATACAATTTCACAATCTCAAACAGGCGACAGCCGACTTAAAAAAACTGGGTGTGGAGTAA
- the pyrH gene encoding UMP kinase, which yields MKRVLLKLSGEALAGEKKTGFDEETVLGVARQIQKVAEEGTQVGIVIGGGNFWRGRTSETINRNKADQIGMLATVMNCIYVSDICRFVGLKTEIYTPFACGAFTKLYSKDRVEEDFDHGKIIFFAGGTGHPYFSTDTATVLRAVEIEADAILLAKAVDGIYDSDPKVNPDAKKYEKVSIQEVIDKKLAAVDLTASIMCMEQKMPMLVFGLEEKDSIINTVHGKFNGTEVTVE from the coding sequence ATGAAGAGAGTGTTACTGAAACTGAGTGGAGAGGCGCTTGCAGGTGAGAAGAAGACAGGATTTGACGAGGAGACGGTTCTGGGTGTAGCCAGACAGATTCAAAAGGTAGCGGAGGAAGGTACTCAGGTGGGGATTGTCATAGGAGGAGGAAACTTCTGGAGAGGCAGGACGAGTGAGACCATCAATCGTAATAAGGCAGATCAAATTGGAATGCTGGCTACGGTAATGAACTGTATCTATGTGTCGGATATCTGTCGATTTGTGGGACTGAAGACGGAGATTTACACACCTTTTGCCTGTGGAGCTTTTACAAAGCTGTACTCAAAAGATAGAGTGGAGGAAGATTTCGACCACGGAAAAATTATCTTTTTTGCGGGAGGAACCGGACATCCGTATTTTTCCACCGATACGGCGACTGTACTGAGGGCTGTCGAGATTGAGGCAGATGCGATTTTATTGGCGAAAGCAGTCGATGGAATTTATGATAGTGACCCAAAGGTCAATCCAGATGCCAAGAAATATGAGAAGGTGAGTATTCAGGAAGTGATTGATAAGAAGTTAGCGGCAGTGGATCTCACGGCATCGATCATGTGCATGGAACAGAAAATGCCCATGCTGGTATTTGGGCTGGAAGAGAAAGACAGTATTATCAACACAGTACATGGAAAATTTAACGGTACGGAAGTAACCGTGGAATAA
- a CDS encoding 1-deoxy-D-xylulose-5-phosphate reductoisomerase → MKKIAILGSTGSIGTQTLDVARANADLQILGISAGQNVKKLEEQVREFAPKLAVMWSEEAARDLAVRIADTDTKVVSGMDGLLELASMEETQILVTAIVGMIGIRPTMEAIRAGKDIALANKETLVTAGHLIMPLAREHKVQILPVDSEHSAIFQALNGENKKEIKKLLITASGGPFRGKKKEELKNVTLEDTLKHPNWVMGRKITVDSATLVNKGLEVMEAKWLFGMELEQIQVVVQPQSVIHSMVEFKDGAVMAQLGTPDMRLPIQYALYCPERRYLDGERLDFAKLGSLTFEEPDMETFLGLPMALEASRTGGSMPTVFNAANEMAVAKFLRREIGFLDIYDVIGQSMDRHETRKHPNLDEILAAEQETYQWIESRW, encoded by the coding sequence ATGAAAAAAATAGCGATATTGGGGTCTACAGGTTCCATTGGCACTCAGACCTTAGATGTAGCCCGGGCCAATGCAGATCTTCAGATTCTGGGAATCAGTGCCGGACAAAATGTGAAAAAGCTAGAGGAACAGGTGAGGGAATTCGCGCCGAAGCTTGCAGTTATGTGGAGTGAGGAGGCTGCAAGAGATCTGGCTGTGCGCATTGCTGATACCGATACAAAGGTAGTCAGTGGAATGGATGGCCTTCTGGAACTGGCTTCTATGGAAGAGACGCAGATATTAGTGACGGCTATTGTGGGAATGATCGGAATCAGACCCACGATGGAAGCAATTCGGGCAGGGAAAGACATTGCTCTGGCAAATAAAGAGACGCTTGTGACGGCAGGACATTTAATTATGCCTTTGGCAAGAGAACATAAGGTGCAGATTTTGCCTGTGGACAGTGAGCACAGTGCAATATTTCAGGCACTAAATGGAGAGAATAAAAAAGAAATCAAAAAACTTCTGATTACCGCCTCAGGTGGGCCGTTTCGTGGAAAAAAGAAAGAAGAGCTCAAAAATGTCACCTTGGAGGATACCCTAAAGCATCCCAACTGGGTGATGGGGAGAAAGATTACCGTGGATTCGGCTACCTTGGTGAACAAGGGCCTGGAGGTTATGGAGGCGAAATGGCTGTTTGGAATGGAGCTGGAACAGATTCAAGTGGTTGTACAGCCACAGAGTGTCATTCACTCGATGGTTGAATTTAAGGACGGGGCGGTGATGGCTCAGCTGGGAACTCCGGATATGCGCCTGCCGATTCAATATGCGCTCTATTGTCCTGAGAGGCGGTATCTGGATGGAGAAAGGCTGGATTTCGCCAAGCTGGGAAGCCTGACCTTTGAGGAACCGGATATGGAAACTTTTTTGGGGCTGCCCATGGCGCTTGAAGCTTCCCGCACAGGCGGCAGTATGCCGACGGTGTTTAACGCGGCGAATGAGATGGCAGTAGCAAAGTTTTTAAGACGGGAGATTGGATTTTTGGATATCTACGATGTGATTGGCCAGTCTATGGACCGGCATGAGACGAGAAAGCATCCGAATCTGGATGAGATACTGGCAGCAGAACAAGAGACTTATCAATGGATTGAAAGCAGGTGGTAA
- a CDS encoding phosphatidate cytidylyltransferase, giving the protein MFKTRLLSGIVLVALLLLTIIPGGYMLFIPLIGISLIGMQELYRAMKISSEGGHSLEITGYVCVLLYYGAVLLDFEKFGMAAVLASLILLMSVYVFTYPRYHANQVMAAFFGIVYVAVMLSCVYLTRSLPGGIYHVWLIFLCSWGCDTCAYCVGVLIGKHKMAPVLSPKKSVEGAIGGVVGAVLLGVAYAAATGGELAAYGIICGVGALISMVGDLAASAIKRNQEIKDYGKLIPGHGGILDRFDSVIFTAPIIYFLSTILM; this is encoded by the coding sequence ATGTTTAAGACACGGCTTTTAAGTGGAATTGTATTGGTTGCCCTGCTGCTTTTGACGATCATACCCGGCGGCTATATGCTGTTTATACCGTTGATCGGGATTTCTCTGATCGGTATGCAGGAATTGTACCGCGCTATGAAGATCAGTTCAGAGGGCGGCCATAGTCTGGAAATTACAGGTTATGTGTGTGTTTTGTTATACTATGGAGCTGTCCTTTTAGACTTTGAGAAATTCGGAATGGCTGCGGTGCTGGCATCCTTAATCCTGCTGATGTCTGTGTATGTGTTTACGTATCCGAGGTATCATGCCAATCAGGTTATGGCGGCTTTTTTTGGGATCGTGTATGTGGCTGTCATGCTGTCCTGTGTCTATCTGACCAGAAGCCTGCCAGGAGGAATCTACCATGTGTGGCTCATCTTCCTGTGCTCCTGGGGATGTGACACCTGTGCGTACTGTGTGGGAGTTCTGATCGGAAAACACAAGATGGCGCCGGTTTTGAGTCCTAAGAAATCCGTGGAAGGAGCCATAGGCGGAGTTGTAGGAGCGGTACTGCTGGGAGTGGCTTATGCAGCTGCAACTGGCGGGGAACTGGCTGCTTACGGAATCATCTGTGGAGTTGGGGCTTTGATTTCTATGGTCGGAGATTTGGCAGCCTCAGCGATTAAGCGAAACCAGGAGATTAAAGACTATGGGAAATTGATTCCGGGCCATGGAGGAATTTTAGATCGTTTTGACAGTGTGATATTTACTGCGCCGATCATCTATTTTTTATCGACGATACTTATGTAA